One Desulfarculaceae bacterium DNA window includes the following coding sequences:
- a CDS encoding acyl-CoA thioesterase, with amino-acid sequence MHRVAARPLFGDVDAMNVVYYGNYLRFFELGRAELMRSTGRPYTDLAAEGLHLAVTEAHLRYHHSAIYDQLIFVEAEVAWIKRASLRFDYRILGKADQEGAEETLLVSGFTVHGCVDQTGRVKPLPSWVAPLLEPHLEN; translated from the coding sequence ATGCACCGCGTGGCCGCGCGGCCCCTATTCGGCGACGTGGACGCCATGAACGTGGTGTACTACGGCAATTATCTGCGTTTTTTCGAGCTGGGCCGCGCCGAGCTGATGCGCTCCACCGGGCGCCCCTACACCGATCTGGCCGCCGAGGGTTTGCACCTGGCGGTCACCGAAGCCCACTTGCGTTATCACCACTCGGCAATTTATGATCAGCTAATTTTTGTCGAAGCCGAGGTGGCTTGGATCAAGCGGGCCTCCCTGCGCTTCGATTACCGGATATTGGGCAAGGCGGACCAAGAAGGTGCCGAGGAAACCTTGCTGGTGTCCGGCTTCACGGTGCACGGCTGCGTGGACCAAACCGGCAGGGTGAAGCCCCTGCCCTCCTGGGTCGCGCCGCTGTTGGAACCGCACTTGGAGAACTAA
- a CDS encoding cofactor-independent phosphoglycerate mutase, whose protein sequence is MKYLILVGDGMGDEPLAALEGRTPLQAAHTPNMDRLAAQGLLGRAQTIPTGKEPGSDTANMSLLGYDPAVYHTGRSPIEAAAMGVDLGPGEIAFRCNLVNLERQGGQIVMAEYSAGHIDSATAARLIESLQRELGREGLTFHPGVSYRHLLVWQDGPLGAATVPPHDRSGQSVDDVLGGTGGLELVTELTRASWPILESHPANAERAAQGLVPANSIWLWGQGTKPSFPTYGQRFGLGGVVISAVDLIKGLGVLAGLSVVEVPGATGWLDTNYAGKVEAALKGLVNGDLAYVHVEAPDEASHGGKLEQKMEAIEAFDAQVVGPLMAGIAEMGPHRVLLATDHYTPLATRTHGTQAVPYVLYDSENLRAAGQAYNEADAARGELESQAHRLVERLVEGF, encoded by the coding sequence ATGAAGTATCTGATCCTGGTGGGCGACGGCATGGGCGACGAGCCCCTGGCCGCGCTGGAGGGCCGCACGCCTTTACAGGCGGCCCACACACCCAACATGGACCGCCTGGCCGCCCAGGGGCTCCTGGGCCGGGCCCAGACCATCCCCACCGGCAAGGAGCCGGGCAGCGACACGGCCAACATGTCCCTGCTGGGCTATGACCCGGCGGTGTACCACACCGGCCGCTCGCCCATCGAGGCGGCGGCCATGGGCGTGGACCTGGGGCCGGGCGAGATCGCCTTCCGCTGCAACCTGGTTAACCTGGAACGGCAAGGCGGGCAAATCGTGATGGCCGAGTATTCGGCCGGGCACATCGACAGCGCCACCGCCGCCCGGCTCATCGAGTCCTTGCAGCGCGAGCTGGGCCGCGAGGGCCTTACCTTCCACCCCGGCGTGAGCTACCGCCACCTGCTGGTGTGGCAGGACGGCCCCCTGGGCGCGGCCACGGTGCCCCCCCACGACCGCTCCGGCCAGTCGGTGGACGACGTGCTGGGCGGCACCGGCGGCCTGGAGCTGGTCACCGAGCTGACCCGCGCCTCCTGGCCCATCCTGGAGAGCCACCCGGCCAACGCCGAGCGCGCGGCCCAGGGGCTGGTGCCGGCCAACAGCATCTGGCTGTGGGGCCAGGGCACCAAGCCCAGCTTCCCCACCTATGGCCAGCGTTTCGGCCTGGGCGGGGTGGTTATCAGCGCGGTGGACCTTATCAAGGGCCTGGGCGTTTTGGCCGGGCTGAGCGTGGTGGAGGTGCCCGGGGCCACCGGCTGGCTGGACACCAATTACGCCGGCAAGGTCGAGGCCGCGCTCAAGGGCCTGGTCAACGGCGATCTAGCCTACGTGCACGTGGAGGCCCCGGACGAGGCCAGCCACGGCGGCAAGCTGGAGCAGAAGATGGAGGCCATCGAGGCCTTCGACGCCCAGGTGGTGGGCCCGCTCATGGCGGGTATCGCCGAGATGGGCCCGCACCGGGTGCTCCTGGCCACGGACCACTACACCCCGCTGGCCACCCGCACCCACGGCACCCAGGCGGTGCCCTACGTGCTCTACGATTCCGAGAATCTCCGCGCCGCCGGCCAGGCCTACAACGAGGCCGACGCGGCCCGGGGCGAGCTGGAGAGCCAGGCTCACCGCTTGGTGGAACGGCTGGTGGAGGGCTTCTAA
- a CDS encoding homoserine dehydrogenase, producing the protein MARNSVRVGLLGLGIVGGGVARLLLDKKDRLSAYLGAELVLAKAADLEPARARELGLDDSVFVDDAWQVVEDPTIDLVVETIGGLEPARGLVLAALNHGKAVATANKALLANHGVELFQAARRHGVGISFEASVGGGIPLVRPLRDSLAANHVNSCLGILNGTCNFILSRMTAAGEPFDKVLAEAQAKGYAEADPTFDIEGTDTAHKLAIVAALVTGAQPRLEAVPTEGITHITPLDIEYAGEFGFKIKLLAVLNNQNEQVEARVHPALVPYDHPLASVDGVFNALHIDGDWVGPVLLYGKGAGRRPTASAVVGDVLELARDIVAGVPGRVPPLGTVADGGRRLELAPLDEVETQYYCRFAAKDQPGVLAAIARELGEYGISIEKVTQKGRQDQGAVPIVMLTHHAREASLRRALKQIDALPVIAEPTVVIRVA; encoded by the coding sequence ATGGCCCGTAATAGCGTAAGAGTGGGCCTGCTGGGCCTGGGCATCGTGGGCGGCGGCGTGGCCCGTCTGCTCCTGGACAAAAAAGACCGGCTCTCGGCCTATTTGGGGGCCGAGCTGGTCTTGGCCAAGGCGGCGGACCTGGAGCCCGCCCGGGCCCGGGAGCTGGGCCTGGACGATTCGGTGTTCGTGGACGACGCCTGGCAGGTGGTGGAAGACCCCACCATCGACCTGGTGGTGGAGACCATCGGCGGCCTGGAGCCGGCCCGCGGCCTGGTGCTGGCCGCCCTGAACCACGGCAAGGCCGTGGCCACGGCCAACAAGGCCCTTTTGGCCAACCACGGGGTGGAGCTGTTCCAAGCGGCGCGGCGCCATGGCGTGGGCATATCCTTCGAGGCCTCGGTGGGCGGGGGCATCCCCCTGGTGCGGCCGCTACGCGACAGCCTGGCGGCCAACCACGTCAACTCCTGCCTGGGCATCCTGAACGGCACCTGCAACTTCATCCTCAGCCGCATGACCGCGGCCGGGGAGCCATTCGACAAGGTGCTGGCCGAGGCTCAGGCCAAGGGCTATGCCGAGGCGGACCCCACCTTTGACATCGAGGGCACCGACACCGCCCACAAGCTGGCCATCGTGGCCGCCCTGGTGACCGGGGCCCAGCCCCGCCTGGAGGCGGTGCCCACCGAGGGCATCACCCACATCACCCCTCTGGACATCGAGTACGCCGGGGAGTTCGGCTTCAAGATCAAACTCCTGGCGGTGCTCAATAACCAAAACGAGCAGGTGGAGGCGCGGGTGCACCCGGCCCTGGTGCCTTATGACCATCCCCTGGCCTCGGTGGACGGGGTGTTCAACGCCCTGCACATCGACGGCGACTGGGTGGGCCCGGTGCTCTTGTACGGCAAGGGGGCCGGCCGCCGCCCCACCGCCTCGGCGGTGGTGGGCGACGTGCTGGAGCTGGCCCGCGACATCGTGGCCGGGGTGCCCGGCCGGGTGCCGCCCCTGGGCACCGTGGCCGACGGAGGCCGCCGCCTGGAGCTGGCTCCCCTGGACGAGGTGGAGACCCAGTACTACTGCCGCTTCGCGGCCAAGGACCAACCCGGCGTGCTGGCGGCCATCGCCCGCGAGCTGGGCGAGTACGGCATCAGCATCGAGAAAGTGACCCAAAAGGGCCGCCAGGACCAGGGAGCGGTGCCCATCGTGATGCTCACCCATCACGCCCGCGAGGCCTCCCTGCGCCGCGCCCTCAAACAGATCGACGCCCTGCCGGTCATCGCCGAGCCCACCGTGGTTATCCGGGTGGCCTGA
- the alaC gene encoding alanine transaminase: MQEFRRMKRLPPYVFAVVNELKMEARHRGEDIIDLGMGNPDLSTPPHVVEKLVEAARKGTNHRYSASKGITKLRHAICHWYARRYGVELDPDTEAVATIGAKEGLSHLVLATISPGDVVLVPSPTYPIHPYSVVIAGGDLRSVPLLPGRDFFDDLLTAFRQTWPQPKMLIISFPQNPTGMVVDMEFMQKIVDFCRKHEIWIVHDFAYADLTFDGYEAPSILQVPGAKDIAVELFSMSKSYSMAGWRLGYCVGNPEMIQALTRIKSYLDYGVFQPIQIAGIIALNEDQSCVQEIVDTYKVRRDALVSGLNRIGWEVDNPLATMFLWAKIPPRWAHMGSVEFAKMLIREAKVAVSPGLGFGEYGDDFVRFALVENEQRINQAIRGLRRFFQASE; encoded by the coding sequence ATGCAAGAGTTCCGGCGTATGAAGCGGCTGCCGCCCTACGTGTTCGCGGTGGTCAACGAGCTCAAAATGGAGGCCCGCCATCGCGGCGAGGACATCATCGACCTGGGAATGGGCAACCCCGATTTGTCCACTCCCCCGCACGTAGTGGAGAAATTGGTGGAAGCGGCCCGTAAGGGCACCAACCACCGCTACTCGGCTTCCAAGGGCATCACCAAGCTGCGCCATGCTATTTGTCACTGGTACGCGCGCCGTTACGGCGTGGAACTCGACCCCGACACCGAGGCCGTGGCCACCATCGGCGCCAAGGAGGGCCTGAGCCACCTGGTGCTGGCCACCATCAGCCCCGGCGACGTGGTGCTGGTGCCCAGCCCCACCTACCCGATCCATCCCTACAGCGTGGTGATCGCCGGCGGCGACCTGCGCTCGGTGCCCCTGCTGCCCGGGCGGGACTTTTTCGACGACCTGCTCACCGCCTTCCGGCAGACCTGGCCCCAGCCCAAGATGCTGATCATCAGCTTCCCCCAGAACCCCACCGGCATGGTGGTGGACATGGAGTTCATGCAGAAAATCGTGGATTTCTGCCGGAAGCACGAGATCTGGATTGTGCATGACTTCGCCTACGCCGACCTGACCTTCGACGGCTACGAGGCTCCCAGCATCCTCCAGGTGCCGGGTGCCAAGGACATCGCGGTGGAGCTGTTCAGCATGTCCAAGTCCTATTCCATGGCCGGCTGGCGCCTGGGGTATTGCGTGGGCAACCCGGAGATGATCCAGGCCCTGACCCGCATCAAGAGCTATCTGGACTATGGCGTGTTCCAGCCCATCCAGATCGCGGGCATCATCGCCCTGAACGAGGACCAGAGCTGCGTCCAGGAGATCGTGGACACCTACAAGGTGCGCCGCGACGCCCTGGTTTCGGGCCTGAACCGCATCGGCTGGGAGGTGGACAACCCCCTGGCCACCATGTTCCTCTGGGCCAAGATTCCTCCGCGCTGGGCCCACATGGGCTCGGTGGAGTTCGCCAAGATGCTCATCCGCGAGGCCAAGGTGGCGGTTAGCCCGGGCCTGGGCTTCGGCGAGTATGGCGACGACTTCGTGCGTTTCGCCCTGGTGGAGAACGAGCAGCGCATCAACCAGGCCATCAGGGGGCTGCGGAGGTTCTTCCAGGCTAGCGAGTGA
- a CDS encoding diguanylate cyclase, protein MAKLNIVSSQNKYFLSGPATAGDEPDPTLAPPWPEPSLSERLECEGAKGVGRPPGRLLVVDADPESRAVMTRLLGAQGHAVRTAANGVEALRLLDRHPEVELVLSDLDTPVLDGLGLLRVLETRGELRRHPVVIISSVDDMPRVVSCLSSGAMDFVRKPFYPEEMVLRVRNALNLNRSLLNLTSLAHRDSLTGLYNQRLFMETLARELSRSQRSGHPVGLLFADLDRFKRVNDMYGHLVGDEVLKEFARRARQTARSSDFVARYGGEEFTIMAPDADPEGLWYLAERLRQATMEPFTTSKGEVRITVSVGGAVHDPHRSGEPDHKQLLALSDAALYRAKKAGRNRVVIEGLE, encoded by the coding sequence ATGGCTAAATTGAATATCGTAAGCAGCCAAAATAAATACTTTTTATCTGGACCAGCCACGGCCGGGGATGAGCCGGACCCAACTCTGGCGCCCCCCTGGCCGGAGCCGAGCCTGTCCGAAAGGCTGGAGTGCGAGGGGGCCAAGGGAGTGGGCCGGCCGCCGGGCCGCCTTTTGGTGGTGGACGCCGATCCCGAATCCCGGGCGGTGATGACCCGGCTGTTGGGGGCCCAGGGACACGCGGTGCGCACCGCGGCCAACGGGGTGGAGGCCCTGCGCCTGCTGGACCGCCACCCCGAGGTGGAGTTGGTCCTCAGCGACCTGGACACCCCGGTGCTGGACGGCCTGGGCCTGTTGCGCGTGTTGGAGACCCGGGGCGAGCTGCGGCGGCACCCGGTGGTGATCATCAGCTCGGTGGACGACATGCCCCGGGTGGTGAGCTGCCTCTCCTCCGGGGCCATGGACTTTGTGCGCAAGCCCTTTTATCCCGAGGAAATGGTGCTCAGGGTGCGCAACGCGCTAAACCTGAACCGCAGCCTGCTCAACCTCACCTCCCTGGCTCACCGCGACTCTCTCACCGGGCTCTACAACCAACGCCTGTTCATGGAAACCCTGGCGCGGGAGCTTTCCCGTTCCCAGCGCAGCGGGCATCCGGTGGGCCTGTTGTTCGCGGACCTGGACCGCTTCAAGCGGGTCAACGACATGTACGGCCACCTGGTGGGCGACGAGGTGCTCAAGGAGTTCGCCCGCCGCGCCCGGCAGACCGCGCGGTCCAGCGACTTCGTGGCCCGCTATGGCGGCGAGGAGTTCACCATCATGGCCCCGGACGCCGACCCCGAGGGGCTCTGGTATCTGGCCGAGCGCCTGCGCCAGGCCACCATGGAGCCCTTCACCACCTCCAAGGGCGAGGTGCGCATTACGGTGAGCGTCGGCGGCGCGGTCCACGACCCCCACCGGTCCGGCGAGCCGGATCACAAACAACTTTTGGCCTTGTCCGACGCGGCCCTGTACAGGGCCAAGAAGGCGGGGCGCAACCGGGTGGTAATCGAGGGGCTGGAATGA
- the crcB gene encoding fluoride efflux transporter CrcB: MTKLLWIALAGSLGTLARYGLGGLMQRLLPWPFPWGTLTVNLVGSFLFGLVWALAAERSIISAEARIIVLGGFMGAFTTFSTFMFETGELLRDSQYMLAAGNLVLQNVAGIIAVFAGWALARAL; encoded by the coding sequence TTGACCAAACTACTCTGGATAGCCCTGGCCGGTTCCCTGGGAACCCTGGCCCGCTACGGGCTGGGCGGGCTCATGCAGCGCCTGCTGCCCTGGCCCTTCCCCTGGGGCACCCTCACCGTGAACCTGGTGGGGAGCTTTCTCTTTGGGCTGGTGTGGGCCCTGGCCGCCGAGCGCAGCATCATCAGCGCCGAGGCGCGCATCATCGTGCTGGGCGGCTTCATGGGCGCCTTCACCACCTTCTCCACCTTCATGTTCGAAACCGGCGAGCTTCTGCGCGACTCGCAGTACATGTTGGCCGCGGGCAACCTGGTGCTGCAAAACGTGGCCGGCATTATCGCCGTGTTCGCGGGCTGGGCCCTGGCCCGCGCCCTCTAA
- a CDS encoding DUF190 domain-containing protein encodes MTLPEEAKLLRIFVGESDKHGGKLLYQLIVEKAREDGLAGATAYRCMLGFGANSRIHSDKILRLSEDLPVVVEIVDSEEKINAFLPWLDGVIAEGLVTLEKAQVIHYRHNQKTAPA; translated from the coding sequence ATGACGCTGCCCGAGGAAGCCAAGCTGCTCAGGATATTCGTGGGCGAAAGCGACAAGCACGGCGGCAAGCTGTTGTATCAACTCATCGTGGAAAAGGCGCGCGAGGACGGCCTGGCCGGGGCCACGGCCTATCGCTGCATGTTGGGCTTCGGGGCCAACAGCCGCATCCACAGCGACAAGATCCTGCGCCTAAGCGAGGACCTGCCCGTGGTGGTGGAGATCGTGGACAGCGAGGAGAAGATCAACGCCTTCCTCCCCTGGCTGGACGGGGTCATCGCCGAGGGCCTGGTCACTCTGGAAAAGGCCCAGGTTATCCACTACCGCCACAACCAGAAGACCGCTCCGGCCTAG
- a CDS encoding FAD-dependent oxidoreductase has product MSLNVVIIGAVAAGPKAGCRIKRLMPSSSVIMLDRDSIISYGGCGIPFYVSGDVAELKGLTSTSFHMERNPAFFAGAKGIDVRPSTEALSIDRAAKTVRVKELASGEERDLPYDKLVIATGSEPFVPPIPGADLAGVTPVANLHQAQAIKNSVSRGEVGSAAIIGAGATGLEMAEALADLWGVEVHVFEMAPQILPGLADQEMARMMECHLAAQEGVHLHLGAKVEAIEGDEEGHVKAIRADGQTFEVEQVILATGVRPNAALAQAAGLELAENGGIQVNEFMQTSDPDVYAGGDCVSVTNLVSGQPIYLPAGSLANRQGRVIASNVCGGAAKFPGAAGSWCIKLFGLSLARTGLNQAAAEALGLECVAPLVVQADRAHFHPDNKLMYLKLVVEKGTRRVLGLTALGENGDAVVGRVNAVAGLLAHGALLDEVSNLELAYSPPLGAAVDVLNAAANTCENMLDGHLRPMGPEEFSRRLAEGLGGNTVFLDMRAMDNAKPYLECLAPQWCHLPQETLRDHLDEVPRDKDVVLVCNSGVRSYEAQAMLNDAGITNTYNLSGGVAAVKKWGEPILPEEGDK; this is encoded by the coding sequence GTGAGCCTCAATGTAGTTATCATCGGCGCGGTGGCCGCCGGTCCCAAGGCCGGCTGCCGCATCAAGCGCCTCATGCCTTCCTCCTCGGTCATAATGCTGGACCGGGACTCCATTATTTCCTACGGCGGCTGCGGCATCCCCTTCTACGTGTCGGGCGACGTGGCCGAGCTAAAGGGCCTTACTTCCACCAGCTTCCACATGGAGCGCAATCCCGCCTTTTTCGCCGGGGCCAAGGGCATCGACGTGCGTCCCTCCACCGAGGCGCTGAGCATCGATCGCGCGGCCAAGACGGTGCGGGTCAAGGAGCTGGCCTCGGGCGAAGAGAGAGATCTCCCCTACGACAAGCTGGTCATCGCCACGGGCAGCGAGCCTTTCGTGCCGCCCATCCCCGGGGCCGACCTGGCCGGGGTCACTCCGGTGGCCAACTTGCACCAGGCCCAGGCCATCAAGAACTCGGTGAGCCGCGGCGAGGTGGGCAGCGCGGCCATCATCGGGGCCGGGGCCACCGGCCTGGAGATGGCCGAGGCCCTGGCCGACCTCTGGGGCGTGGAGGTGCATGTCTTTGAGATGGCCCCCCAGATTTTGCCCGGCCTGGCCGACCAGGAAATGGCCCGCATGATGGAATGCCATCTGGCCGCCCAGGAAGGGGTGCATCTGCACCTGGGGGCCAAGGTGGAGGCCATCGAGGGCGACGAGGAAGGCCACGTCAAGGCAATCAGGGCCGACGGCCAGACCTTCGAGGTGGAGCAGGTGATACTGGCCACCGGGGTGCGGCCCAACGCGGCCCTGGCCCAGGCGGCCGGCTTGGAGCTGGCTGAAAACGGCGGCATCCAGGTCAATGAATTCATGCAGACCAGCGACCCGGACGTGTACGCGGGCGGCGACTGCGTGAGCGTCACCAACCTGGTCTCCGGCCAGCCCATCTACCTGCCCGCCGGCTCCCTGGCCAACCGCCAGGGCCGGGTCATCGCCAGCAACGTGTGCGGCGGCGCGGCCAAGTTCCCCGGCGCGGCGGGCTCCTGGTGCATCAAGCTCTTCGGCCTGTCCCTGGCCCGCACTGGGCTCAACCAGGCCGCAGCCGAGGCCCTGGGCCTGGAGTGTGTGGCTCCCCTGGTGGTGCAGGCCGACCGGGCCCACTTCCACCCGGACAACAAGCTCATGTATCTCAAGCTGGTGGTGGAGAAGGGCACCCGCCGGGTGCTGGGCCTCACCGCCCTGGGCGAGAACGGCGACGCGGTGGTGGGCCGGGTCAACGCGGTGGCCGGGCTGCTGGCCCATGGCGCGCTGCTGGATGAAGTCAGCAACCTGGAGCTGGCCTACAGCCCGCCCCTGGGCGCGGCGGTGGATGTCTTGAACGCGGCGGCCAACACCTGCGAGAACATGCTGGACGGCCATCTGCGGCCCATGGGCCCCGAGGAGTTCAGCCGCCGCCTGGCCGAGGGCCTCGGCGGCAACACGGTTTTCCTGGACATGCGGGCCATGGACAATGCCAAGCCCTATCTGGAGTGCCTGGCGCCCCAGTGGTGTCACCTGCCCCAGGAGACCCTGCGCGATCATTTGGACGAGGTGCCCCGCGACAAGGACGTGGTCCTGGTGTGCAACTCCGGGGTGCGCTCCTACGAGGCCCAGGCCATGCTCAACGACGCGGGCATAACCAACACCTACAACCTCTCGGGCGGGGTGGCGGCGGTCAAGAAATGGGGCGAGCCCATTTTGCCCGAGGAGGGCGACAAATGA
- a CDS encoding N-acyl homoserine lactonase family protein codes for MSKFKIHPIVVGLNATDQGIMTYLRGYGQAIHIPIYVFYLEGGDHKILVDTGLEDFMIPEGLEDQLGLKAEYFEDGLARLGLKPEDIDIIIHTHLHNDHCENDALCDKAKLYVQKDELDFMNDPHTLDHRYDPEYLEGREVVALEGEAEIVPGVKVVPTPGHTPGGQSVVVDTQDSGKVLITGFCCNEKNFPSAGPAVCPGVHTDALAAWDTVNRVKAMAEAGEIDLIVPCHALWPGQQGVIA; via the coding sequence ATGAGCAAGTTCAAGATTCATCCCATCGTGGTGGGCCTCAACGCCACGGACCAGGGGATCATGACCTATCTGCGGGGCTACGGCCAGGCCATCCACATCCCCATCTACGTCTTTTATCTGGAAGGCGGCGACCACAAGATCCTCGTCGACACCGGCCTGGAGGACTTCATGATCCCCGAGGGGCTGGAGGATCAACTGGGCCTCAAGGCCGAGTATTTCGAGGACGGCCTGGCCCGCCTGGGCCTGAAGCCCGAGGACATCGACATCATCATCCACACCCATCTGCACAACGACCACTGCGAGAACGACGCCCTGTGCGACAAGGCCAAGCTCTACGTGCAGAAGGACGAGCTGGATTTCATGAACGACCCCCACACTCTGGACCACCGCTACGATCCCGAGTATTTGGAGGGGCGCGAGGTGGTGGCCCTGGAGGGCGAGGCCGAGATCGTGCCCGGGGTCAAGGTGGTCCCCACCCCAGGGCACACCCCCGGCGGCCAATCGGTGGTGGTGGATACGCAGGATAGCGGCAAGGTGCTGATCACCGGCTTTTGCTGCAACGAGAAAAACTTCCCCAGCGCGGGGCCGGCGGTGTGCCCGGGAGTGCACACCGACGCGCTCGCCGCCTGGGACACGGTCAACCGGGTCAAGGCCATGGCCGAGGCCGGGGAGATCGATCTCATCGTGCCCTGCCACGCCCTGTGGCCGGGACAGCAAGGCGTCATCGCCTGA
- a CDS encoding DUF2080 family transposase-associated protein: MPEDKGQKHQDATTRLGSVKFEVHGSEVLEKQVKQSGNSGRIYLPPNWVGKRVKIIRLD; the protein is encoded by the coding sequence GTGCCGGAAGACAAAGGGCAAAAACACCAGGACGCGACAACCCGCCTCGGTTCGGTAAAGTTCGAGGTGCACGGCTCCGAGGTCCTGGAGAAGCAAGTCAAGCAAAGCGGCAACTCGGGCCGCATCTACCTGCCGCCCAACTGGGTGGGCAAGCGGGTGAAGATCATCCGCCTGGACTAG
- the lpdA gene encoding dihydrolipoyl dehydrogenase translates to MKNELIVVGAGPGGYVAALKAASLGAKVTLIEQASVGGTCLHWGCIPTKALRASAMALDQARRLEEYGLVPGGEPTLDLGAVMARKDKVVATQTTGLEKLLASWGVELVYGKARLLGPNRVEVSSDEGTTALDCERLILAPGSQPADLPGLERDGTLVLNSDDALHLGEIPESLIIVGGGVVGCELAFILSTFGCQVTVVEALDRLLPIPSLDAEISKLLLREMKKRKIAVHTNKVVSRLERGPEGVTAVLEPPPWLEPPAKPVKPVELKAAKVLVSVGRRPAGEGLGLAEAGLSLDKGAVRVDAELAAAPGVYAVGDVLGASRPLLAHMASAEAKVAAANALGSSEAMDYSVVPAVAFTAPEIAWVGLSLEQAQAQGFEAEAASFLPRGLGMAQALGELAGVIRLVYDKPSGKLLGAHLMGAHAGEMVHECALALKLGATAADIAHTIHAHPTMSEALAEAAEGALGACLHMPPPK, encoded by the coding sequence ATGAAAAACGAACTGATCGTGGTGGGCGCGGGCCCGGGCGGCTACGTGGCCGCGCTCAAGGCCGCCTCCCTGGGGGCTAAAGTAACCCTGATCGAGCAGGCCTCGGTGGGCGGCACCTGCCTGCACTGGGGATGCATCCCCACCAAGGCCCTGCGCGCCAGCGCCATGGCCCTGGACCAGGCGCGGCGTTTGGAAGAGTACGGCCTGGTGCCCGGCGGCGAGCCCACCTTGGACCTGGGCGCGGTCATGGCCCGCAAGGACAAGGTGGTGGCCACCCAGACCACGGGTCTGGAAAAGCTCCTGGCCTCCTGGGGCGTGGAGCTGGTCTACGGCAAGGCCCGCCTGCTGGGCCCCAACCGGGTGGAGGTCTCCTCGGACGAGGGGACCACGGCCCTGGACTGCGAGCGCCTGATCCTGGCCCCCGGCTCCCAACCGGCGGACCTGCCCGGCCTGGAGCGCGACGGGACCTTGGTGCTCAACTCGGACGACGCCCTGCATCTGGGCGAGATTCCCGAGTCCCTGATCATCGTGGGCGGCGGGGTGGTGGGCTGCGAGCTGGCCTTCATCCTTAGCACCTTTGGTTGCCAAGTCACCGTGGTGGAGGCCCTGGACCGACTGCTGCCCATTCCTTCCCTGGATGCCGAGATATCCAAGCTGCTCCTCAGGGAAATGAAGAAGCGCAAGATCGCGGTGCACACCAACAAGGTGGTCTCTCGCCTGGAGCGCGGCCCGGAGGGCGTAACCGCCGTGCTGGAGCCGCCGCCCTGGCTGGAGCCTCCGGCAAAGCCGGTGAAGCCGGTGGAGCTCAAGGCCGCCAAGGTGCTGGTCTCGGTGGGCCGCCGCCCGGCCGGGGAGGGCCTGGGCCTGGCCGAGGCGGGTCTGTCCCTGGACAAGGGCGCGGTGCGGGTCGACGCCGAGCTGGCCGCCGCGCCGGGGGTCTATGCGGTGGGCGACGTGCTGGGCGCTTCGCGGCCGCTGCTGGCCCACATGGCCTCGGCCGAGGCCAAGGTGGCCGCGGCCAACGCCCTGGGAAGCTCCGAGGCAATGGACTATTCGGTGGTCCCGGCCGTGGCCTTCACCGCGCCCGAGATCGCCTGGGTGGGGCTCAGCCTGGAGCAGGCCCAAGCGCAAGGGTTCGAGGCCGAGGCCGCTTCCTTCCTGCCGCGCGGGCTGGGCATGGCCCAGGCCCTAGGCGAGCTGGCCGGGGTAATACGCCTGGTCTACGACAAGCCCAGCGGCAAGCTCCTGGGGGCCCATCTCATGGGGGCCCATGCCGGGGAGATGGTGCACGAGTGCGCCTTGGCCCTCAAGCTGGGGGCCACGGCGGCCGACATCGCCCACACCATCCACGCCCACCCCACCATGAGCGAGGCCCTGGCCGAAGCCGCCGAGGGCGCGCTGGGCGCCTGCCTGCACATGCCCCCGCCCAAGTAG